The region TACGGAAAATTGGAATAACTGGATATAAAAGACCCCAGCATAGAGCTGGGGCTGACAGACAAGGAAGAAGAGAACATCGGGGTAGCTGTGTGTTTCGCAAGCTACCCAACCTGTAATTTAGAAGTGCAGTAAAGCGGCAACTTGACCGACAATGCCTTGACCAGTCATGACTTCAGTCACGAGGGCCAAGAAGAATCCCATTGCGAGACGACCACCAAAAGTCTCTGCAAAATCGGTGAAGCCCCAGATTGGATTTTGTGTACTCATATCGTTTGACTCCGTAATCGAATAACCTTATGTAAATAAATGTAACTGCTCTTGTAACGTTTTGTCAAGCATCGATTTATTTTTTCAACAGTTCCTTCAATCTAGGTGAAGCCAGTCCATCCCTTTCATTGGCATGGCCTTAAGTGGATAGTAAAAAACCCAGCGCAATGGCTGGGCCTGGATGAGAGTGATAATTAAATACGATTTAGAGAACTCACCACCGTGTTACGGATAGAATTCTTCGTTACAAGATTAAGGTAGCGGTAACCTTAACCCTTATTGCTGACCCACTAAAGTGAGAGGAGAGAAAACTTTAGTCGGTGATCAGAAATCTTTTAGAAGCTGAACCAGGCGACGAGCTGGCCCAAAATTCCTTGTCCTGTAAGGGCTTCAGTAATGATAGCTAAAGTAAAGCCAATCATAGCAAGGCGACCATTCCAGGTCTCAGAAAAGGCGCTAAAGCCAGAAGAAGGTTGTGTATTCATTGCGATTCAATCTCCTAAATAATCAGCTGGTAATTTCAAAAAGGTCGAGGGCAATATGGCGGCTTACATTAAACCCAGAAGTGCAAAACGCCTTTTCCTGTGACTAGCTCAATCGATGGCGGCATAAAAACCAACCATGGCTAGGCGGCCACTCCAAGCTTCAGCAAAGGGATTAAATCCGAAGAAATTGTTAGAAGTATTCATGTGTGTAGACTCCGTGGAACTCATGTGTGTTGTAACCTTATGTAAATTAATGTAACAGCTATGTAAAGAGATGTCAACACAAATCTTCAGTTTTGTGAAGAAACTTCTTCGAATCCGCTGCAATTATTGACTGTTCTAGCTTTTAGCCTATGCATCCAATCTTTGGAAACCAGTGCCTGAACTTTTCAAACCCAGTTCGGGTTAAGCCCGTTTTTAAGCCCTGCTATGGACGAATGAAGGTTTCAGCCTACGCAAGGATAAGGGGTTTAGCTTATCCCAAATTCAGGTTTGTCAAGCAAAATAATACGGTTACGCGCTTTATCCACCGATCTAGCAAGCGTTTCACAGTGTTCCAGCTATCAATTTATGCAGGGCCAGTTAACTCATGAAGCTCAGTTATTACCCGGCCGAAATAAATGCCGATGTTCAGGGTGATATAACCGCGATCTCGCTTGAGAATGCGTTGACTTCAAAGCTGGACTGATTAAGTAGAGGGTTGTCCGAATTAACTCATGGCCTTCGGTCGCCTTTGCCATCTCAGATAAGGGCACAACCCACATTTGCTCATCCGGCCATCCTAAACGAAAGCCGATGGCCACAGGAGTATCTGGCTCATAATGAGCGAGTAATTTTTGTTGGGCCTGATCGACATGGCGCGCACTGAGATACAAACACAAGCTGGCTTTGTGGGCTGCTAAGCTAGCGAGTTCCTCTGCTTCTGGAACCTGTGTTCGGCCGCTAATTCGCGTCAAAATAATCGTCTGTACTAGTTCGGGTACCGTTAGTTCCACCTGCAATTTAGCTGCAGCCAGCTGAAATGCACTAATACCAGGAATAATTTCGAAGGGGATTTCGGCTTCTGCCAAAGCCTGGATTTGTTCATGTACAGCCCCATACAGGCAGGGGTCACCAGAGTGTAGCCGCACGACTGAAAGATGAGATCGCACCTTCTCAATCATCATCGGTACGATATCTTCAAGGGTCTTGGTGGCAGTCGGAATCAATTCTGCCCTGTCATGGCATAGACTCAGCATTTCCTTTGGCACTAGTGAATTGGCATAAACGACGACATCTGCCTGTTGGATAATGCGCTGAGCTTTTACGGTGAGTAAATCCGGATCTCCTGGCCCTGCTCCTACGATATAAACCGCTGGTAATAGAGGCTTACTGGACGTTGTCTGGTCGAGTAGCTCAGGAGAAGGGGGAGTCATAGGATTTCAATTCAACCTAAATATCAATAAAAAAACAGAGCCGCAGTATCGCATTAAGAGGCCTGTTTTGTATCAGGCAGGCTCCGCTTCAGCAAATACAGCCAGCTCAACCCAAGCATGCCAATCCCAATGCCAATCAAGCTTACAACTTGAGCA is a window of Acaryochloris sp. CCMEE 5410 DNA encoding:
- a CDS encoding high light inducible protein; its protein translation is MSTQNPIWGFTDFAETFGGRLAMGFFLALVTEVMTGQGIVGQVAALLHF
- the cobM gene encoding precorrin-4 C(11)-methyltransferase produces the protein MTPPSPELLDQTTSSKPLLPAVYIVGAGPGDPDLLTVKAQRIIQQADVVVYANSLVPKEMLSLCHDRAELIPTATKTLEDIVPMMIEKVRSHLSVVRLHSGDPCLYGAVHEQIQALAEAEIPFEIIPGISAFQLAAAKLQVELTVPELVQTIILTRISGRTQVPEAEELASLAAHKASLCLYLSARHVDQAQQKLLAHYEPDTPVAIGFRLGWPDEQMWVVPLSEMAKATEGHELIRTTLYLISPALKSTHSQARSRLYHPEHRHLFRPGNN
- a CDS encoding chlorophyll a/b-binding protein — encoded protein: MNTQPSSGFSAFSETWNGRLAMIGFTLAIITEALTGQGILGQLVAWFSF